From Coraliomargarita parva, one genomic window encodes:
- a CDS encoding sulfatase-like hydrolase/transferase, with amino-acid sequence MNQDSHSRSPNIIWFICDQMRGQATGANGDPNVFTPNLDNMAIAGTNFTAAVSGYPLCCPYRASMLTSRYAHNHSVQLHEDRLDPSYAVVTDVMNEHGYDTVYLGKWHIAGFKERNGRAATWTVPKECRGRFKTWIGYENNNSQWDCYLHGHDGDREIEHFKLKAYEADSLTDMALERIRARREGDPPLFMVVSVQPPHIPGLAPAKNRRYQAQQLDLRPNVPQMTESQARFDLSGYYAQIENVDHNVGRIMDELREQDMIDQTHVMFFSDHGDMMGSHGRFGKCVPYEESVRVPFIIGGGVPMRYHGQEAGNAPCLLNHVDVAPTTLGLAGIEVPDWMEGFDYSHRRTGKNYEERVSEEPESAYLQLLGPRESSYAWRCVVTKDGWKYACVESGEWLLFDLNEDPFEMTNLAFNTRFRQKREAMKALMREWIDKTGDSFPMPE; translated from the coding sequence ATGAATCAGGACAGTCACTCTCGTTCACCCAATATAATTTGGTTCATTTGCGACCAAATGCGCGGACAAGCTACCGGCGCTAATGGCGATCCTAATGTGTTCACACCAAATCTGGATAATATGGCCATTGCCGGGACAAATTTCACAGCTGCTGTCTCGGGCTATCCGCTTTGCTGTCCTTATCGTGCGAGTATGTTAACCTCACGCTATGCACACAACCATTCGGTTCAGCTGCATGAAGATCGACTCGACCCTTCTTATGCAGTCGTCACTGACGTGATGAACGAGCACGGCTACGACACGGTCTATTTGGGGAAGTGGCATATTGCGGGGTTCAAAGAAAGAAATGGACGGGCTGCCACATGGACGGTGCCGAAGGAATGTCGGGGCCGTTTCAAAACTTGGATTGGCTATGAGAATAACAACAGTCAGTGGGATTGTTACCTGCACGGCCACGATGGCGACAGGGAGATCGAACACTTTAAGTTGAAAGCTTATGAGGCCGACAGCCTGACGGATATGGCACTGGAGCGGATTCGTGCCCGCCGTGAAGGCGATCCGCCGTTATTCATGGTGGTATCAGTTCAGCCGCCTCATATCCCGGGGCTGGCTCCCGCCAAGAATCGTCGTTATCAGGCGCAACAGCTCGATCTAAGGCCCAACGTGCCACAGATGACTGAGTCGCAAGCGCGCTTTGACCTTTCCGGTTACTATGCGCAGATCGAGAATGTCGATCACAATGTGGGGCGAATTATGGATGAGCTGCGGGAGCAGGATATGATCGATCAGACACATGTCATGTTTTTCAGCGACCACGGGGATATGATGGGCAGCCATGGGCGTTTCGGAAAATGTGTTCCCTACGAAGAGTCCGTTCGTGTTCCTTTCATCATCGGCGGAGGCGTGCCGATGCGTTATCATGGCCAGGAAGCGGGTAATGCGCCTTGTCTGCTCAACCATGTGGACGTGGCACCAACCACACTCGGATTGGCGGGGATCGAAGTGCCCGATTGGATGGAAGGTTTCGACTACTCTCATCGCCGAACAGGTAAAAACTATGAGGAGCGCGTCAGTGAGGAGCCGGAGAGTGCCTACCTCCAGCTCCTCGGCCCACGCGAATCCAGTTATGCCTGGCGTTGTGTGGTTACAAAAGACGGTTGGAAATATGCCTGCGTCGAGAGCGGGGAATGGCTCTTATTCGACCTGAACGAAGATCCCTTTGAAATGACCAATTTAGCCTTCAATACGCGATTCCGTCAGAAGCGGGAGGCGATGAAGGCGCTTATGCGGGAATGGATTGATAAAACCGGCGACAGTTTCCCGATGCCGGAGTGA
- a CDS encoding PEP-CTERM sorting domain-containing protein yields the protein MKNNTHYLLTSFFSALLLNAVPSAHAAIVAGDTIVADFTNTTGAQTTLAATGEYWNNLELADNTNFSTLSYVIFSDMVRYTDGAATGVSFIQTGGGNSGMGGLDVLADDAAAIFPVTGPLPTSAQEDTFWGSNGSTYAFDGLNDSLLYNFSIQSWVSDDADRDALGWIINAGLASEQTIVVDPNDSPSVYTFSNIATDGSGRITLTSVSTSGTGAQHINAFELTAVIPEPGTFALITGMLSMVTLVWRRR from the coding sequence ATGAAAAATAACACCCATTACCTACTGACATCATTCTTCTCCGCGCTCTTACTCAACGCAGTTCCATCTGCCCACGCGGCAATCGTAGCCGGTGACACCATTGTCGCCGATTTTACAAATACGACAGGGGCCCAAACGACCTTAGCCGCTACCGGTGAATACTGGAATAATCTAGAACTCGCCGATAACACGAATTTCTCGACGTTGAGTTACGTAATTTTCTCGGACATGGTGCGTTATACAGACGGCGCTGCAACCGGAGTGTCGTTCATTCAAACAGGTGGGGGGAATTCCGGAATGGGCGGTTTAGACGTCTTAGCTGATGACGCGGCGGCAATTTTTCCGGTGACGGGCCCGCTGCCTACTTCCGCTCAAGAGGATACCTTTTGGGGTTCAAACGGTTCGACTTATGCCTTCGACGGTCTTAATGATAGCCTGCTGTATAATTTTAGCATTCAGTCCTGGGTCAGCGATGACGCCGATCGCGACGCCCTCGGCTGGATTATCAATGCTGGCTTGGCTAGCGAGCAAACCATTGTCGTTGATCCGAATGATTCGCCTTCGGTTTACACCTTCAGCAATATTGCTACCGATGGCTCGGGACGCATCACCCTAACTAGCGTATCGACCTCTGGCACTGGTGCGCAACATATCAATGCATTCGAGTTGACTGCAGTTATCCCCGAGCCCGGCACCTTCGCTTTAATTACCGGAATGCTAAGTATGGTCACACTCGTCTGGCGCCGCCGTTAA
- a CDS encoding cellulase family glycosylhydrolase — protein MMRTRTLLRSMTLAGVCLLGLTSAHTTTEASTDEINLQELLDQGKTVPNLYGVNIRWYDNEKGMNACESVGAKWIRMDMAWHKQETVKGEIDFSQIDKLMSDAKARDLGVVAILDYTNPLYEPHGQRKIVTDEGRAGFTHFSTELVKRYKDQKVVWEIWNEPNNAGFWKGNDPAEYMALIKVVCPAIREVDPDAIIAGPSIYKTFSKDFMKYCFKNGLLDYVDVFSFHPYRRNRPEDVLLDMDIIHELMTPYLKDGQTPPPIMNSEWGFPSTRYGELGAAIRVPRQMLLSIMLDFPISIYFDIMNAGSSPTNSEHRYGLHTAHPYYVPRQTGSAYMATLRVLDGYQFSRRIVPEGTDDPDLFLLEFVKGDEKIYAHWAGKEDDAATIDWRFPQDLGAVRKITMFGQRLSGDLLPGDQMTSTTSVEYLVPLTEDQLQGNWSVKAQIEPTTQAGYLPWAEMLGQGGPGQGDVECEQNTNLIKIAGMRDLQTGAIDFWIKVSKEDYGKTLISGGDLKKPFNTLKIALDADGNITATHWAWPKKGWYPELSSQFPVDTDTWIRVTYQIGSEGRRLFINGQPLDRDLAQSERQAYSFQYRAEPKLSSEIGFLQVISGKGFRP, from the coding sequence ATGATGAGAACACGAACACTCTTACGTTCAATGACTTTAGCCGGCGTCTGTCTACTTGGCTTGACCAGCGCCCATACGACTACTGAAGCATCGACTGATGAAATTAATCTGCAAGAACTGCTCGATCAGGGTAAGACCGTTCCCAATCTTTACGGGGTCAATATACGCTGGTATGACAATGAGAAAGGGATGAATGCCTGTGAATCGGTTGGGGCTAAATGGATTCGCATGGACATGGCCTGGCACAAGCAGGAAACCGTCAAGGGCGAGATCGACTTCTCTCAAATCGACAAGCTCATGTCCGACGCCAAGGCGCGTGACCTTGGAGTCGTTGCGATTCTGGATTATACCAATCCGCTCTATGAGCCACATGGTCAGAGGAAGATTGTCACAGACGAAGGACGTGCGGGCTTTACCCATTTTTCGACTGAACTGGTTAAGCGATATAAAGACCAGAAGGTTGTCTGGGAAATTTGGAACGAGCCAAACAACGCGGGCTTCTGGAAGGGAAACGATCCCGCAGAATACATGGCATTAATCAAAGTGGTGTGTCCCGCGATCCGTGAAGTGGATCCGGATGCCATCATTGCAGGGCCTTCGATTTACAAGACCTTCTCCAAGGATTTCATGAAATACTGCTTCAAAAATGGGCTCCTTGATTATGTGGATGTTTTCAGCTTCCACCCTTACCGTCGTAACCGGCCTGAAGATGTTTTGCTGGACATGGATATCATTCACGAGCTGATGACGCCCTACTTGAAGGACGGACAAACCCCGCCACCGATCATGAATAGCGAGTGGGGCTTCCCTTCCACGCGCTACGGAGAGCTCGGGGCAGCCATCCGCGTGCCGCGCCAGATGCTGCTGAGCATCATGCTCGATTTTCCGATTTCGATCTATTTTGATATTATGAATGCGGGTTCGAGCCCGACAAACAGCGAGCATCGTTATGGCCTGCATACGGCCCATCCATACTACGTGCCGCGTCAAACTGGTAGTGCTTACATGGCGACGCTTCGTGTGCTGGACGGCTATCAGTTCAGCCGCCGGATTGTTCCTGAGGGCACGGATGATCCGGATCTGTTCCTCCTCGAATTCGTCAAGGGCGACGAAAAAATCTATGCGCATTGGGCCGGTAAGGAAGACGATGCCGCTACGATCGACTGGAGGTTCCCGCAGGATTTGGGAGCAGTGCGTAAAATCACGATGTTTGGGCAGCGCTTATCGGGTGACCTTTTGCCCGGGGATCAGATGACATCCACCACATCGGTCGAGTATCTGGTGCCGTTGACCGAAGATCAGCTTCAGGGGAATTGGTCGGTCAAAGCGCAGATCGAGCCCACGACTCAGGCTGGCTATCTTCCATGGGCTGAAATGCTGGGGCAAGGTGGTCCTGGGCAGGGAGATGTCGAATGCGAACAGAATACAAATCTGATCAAAATCGCTGGAATGCGGGATCTCCAAACCGGTGCCATCGATTTCTGGATCAAGGTTTCGAAGGAGGACTATGGCAAAACGCTGATTAGCGGCGGCGATTTGAAGAAACCATTCAATACGCTGAAAATCGCTTTGGATGCCGATGGAAATATCACCGCTACGCACTGGGCTTGGCCGAAGAAGGGCTGGTATCCAGAACTCAGCAGCCAATTCCCCGTCGATACCGACACATGGATCCGCGTGACTTATCAGATCGGTTCCGAAGGACGTCGCCTCTTTATCAATGGTCAGCCCTTGGACCGGGATCTGGCTCAAAGCGAGCGCCAAGCCTACTCGTTCCAGTATCGGGCTGAGCCAAAGCTCTCCAGCGAAATTGGATTCCTGCAGGTGATTAGCGGGAAGGGATTCCGGCCTTAA
- a CDS encoding sulfatase-like hydrolase/transferase: protein MKCFSKFALYLLLFKLLALPAYAVHYKVFLLGGQSNMVGRGATSELPAELQVSQSDVLLYEFGSLAALQPSGTNFGPEITFGRHMADRYPDEHFALIKSAAGGTDLANDWDPETGAVYTSFRNAVTNGIAALKAGGNTTEIVGMLWTQGERDARLGRSTQEYTDDLIEFIADIRTRYGTALPFFLSRLSIHQTDLPSDSLAGIRAAQEAVAAADLNAYLIDTDECALSNDNLHFSAIGQMALGEAFSDTYLRFMNPVNILFITADDLNHNIATYGHPVAQTPNLDTLASQSVKFERAYCQWPVCGPSRASFLTGLYPDQTNIKDLYTSVRETLPDAVTLPQYFINNGYQVARVGKLYHMSNPNALGTNGEDDPQSWQERYNPVGVDNSTEVQDEIFILKNDGSGWKAGGWRGTGARLSYLPAEGLTSNNIDKADPLNHSDGMVATKAIELIDAYTDSDQPFFLAVGFYKPHTPFVAPKKYFDLYDPDDIILPVVPDPISDYHATLPSGAVYSIRDHWPEQRQLSEVIARQTILSYYATISFLDDQLGRVIAALDDPNGDGDTSDSVRDHTIIVFLSDHGYHMGEHDHYQKTTMFELATRTPLMICAPGAPANGQSTQSIVELVDLYKTVADLAALPEPDAIEGVSLAPVLQDATSQVRDSALSQIEFSNPSHIAYTLRTDRYRLTRWDNGGSDQVELYDHLTDPDELNNLAYSAPSTYAGLIASLENELDLRIAEASTTVVDNPFPETVSSTPYTGSNTIIPGRLEAEDYDLGGEGVAYHDTTAGNSLTGTAYRNEDVDIAICSDAGGGYNIGGLAGNEWLAYTVNLAPGIYDIHFRMASANTGVIAGLDCFLEGALVGSVDGLATGGWQSWQTATLTNVEVKPGGADRKLVLRRTSGGQIFNLNWIEFELKQTNLTLWKTQFDEVSPVALADESDSDGDGFTTVFEYLFDTDPTNTADFPIAAYEFNNVTQRASLSYPRQHLDSSLTYAPQWSTNLIQWHETEFVQVSQIDLGAIEQVSYAKAMDAGGQMFLRVCVSGF, encoded by the coding sequence ATGAAGTGTTTCTCAAAGTTCGCACTCTACCTTCTTCTATTCAAGTTACTGGCATTGCCTGCCTACGCAGTTCATTATAAGGTCTTTCTCTTGGGCGGTCAGTCGAATATGGTCGGTCGGGGTGCTACCTCAGAGCTACCTGCCGAGCTTCAAGTATCACAAAGCGATGTCTTACTCTATGAGTTTGGATCGCTTGCAGCTCTCCAGCCCAGTGGAACGAACTTTGGGCCCGAGATCACCTTCGGTCGTCACATGGCGGACCGGTATCCAGATGAACATTTTGCACTGATTAAATCAGCCGCGGGTGGCACAGATTTGGCAAATGACTGGGACCCCGAAACGGGGGCGGTATATACCAGTTTCCGCAATGCAGTCACAAACGGTATCGCGGCGCTCAAAGCAGGTGGGAATACCACTGAAATCGTCGGGATGCTTTGGACCCAGGGTGAGCGTGACGCCCGGTTGGGCCGGTCGACCCAGGAATATACGGATGATTTAATCGAATTCATCGCTGACATACGCACCCGTTATGGAACCGCTCTCCCGTTTTTCCTCAGCCGGCTGTCGATCCACCAAACGGACTTGCCGTCTGATTCACTGGCGGGGATTCGTGCGGCTCAAGAAGCAGTGGCCGCTGCCGACTTGAATGCCTATCTGATCGATACGGATGAATGTGCTTTGAGTAATGACAACCTTCATTTCAGCGCGATCGGGCAAATGGCACTGGGCGAGGCGTTTTCTGATACATACCTCCGGTTTATGAACCCCGTTAATATCCTTTTTATCACGGCAGACGACTTGAACCACAACATAGCGACTTATGGTCATCCCGTGGCGCAAACCCCAAACTTGGACACACTGGCCAGCCAGAGTGTCAAGTTCGAGCGTGCTTACTGCCAGTGGCCGGTGTGTGGCCCATCACGGGCAAGCTTTTTGACGGGCCTGTATCCAGATCAAACGAATATCAAGGACCTGTATACGTCGGTTCGGGAGACACTGCCGGATGCCGTGACTTTACCGCAGTATTTTATCAACAACGGCTATCAGGTGGCACGGGTGGGTAAGCTTTACCATATGAGCAATCCGAATGCTTTGGGGACGAACGGCGAGGACGATCCGCAGTCTTGGCAGGAACGTTACAACCCCGTGGGCGTCGACAACTCAACCGAAGTTCAGGATGAGATTTTTATCCTCAAGAACGATGGCAGCGGTTGGAAGGCGGGCGGATGGAGGGGCACTGGAGCACGACTCAGCTACCTTCCAGCAGAGGGCCTGACTTCGAACAATATCGATAAAGCAGACCCGCTGAATCACTCGGACGGGATGGTGGCGACGAAGGCGATCGAATTGATTGATGCCTACACGGATTCCGATCAACCGTTCTTCCTCGCGGTCGGTTTCTACAAGCCGCACACGCCCTTTGTGGCTCCCAAGAAGTATTTCGATCTCTACGATCCTGACGATATCATCTTACCAGTGGTGCCCGATCCGATCAGTGACTACCATGCGACTTTGCCTTCGGGAGCGGTTTACAGTATTCGCGATCACTGGCCGGAGCAGCGTCAGCTATCGGAAGTCATTGCGAGGCAAACGATCCTATCCTACTACGCGACCATCTCTTTCCTCGACGATCAGCTCGGGCGTGTCATCGCAGCCTTGGACGATCCGAATGGTGATGGCGACACCTCCGATAGTGTGCGCGATCATACCATCATCGTATTCCTATCGGATCACGGTTACCACATGGGAGAGCACGACCATTATCAAAAAACGACCATGTTCGAGCTTGCGACGCGCACGCCATTGATGATTTGTGCGCCGGGTGCTCCAGCCAACGGTCAGTCCACACAGTCCATCGTCGAGCTTGTCGATCTCTATAAGACGGTCGCAGACCTTGCTGCCTTGCCTGAGCCGGATGCAATCGAAGGCGTCAGTCTGGCTCCTGTATTGCAGGATGCCACTTCGCAGGTTCGCGATAGTGCACTCTCGCAAATTGAATTTTCCAATCCCAGCCATATTGCTTACACGCTACGCACGGATCGTTACCGATTGACCCGGTGGGATAATGGTGGATCGGACCAAGTTGAACTTTATGATCACCTTACAGATCCCGACGAATTGAACAACCTCGCTTACAGTGCTCCCTCCACTTACGCCGGTTTGATTGCAAGTTTGGAAAATGAACTCGATCTGCGGATTGCCGAAGCGTCAACAACAGTTGTGGACAACCCTTTCCCTGAAACTGTATCCAGCACACCTTACACCGGCTCAAACACGATTATTCCCGGGCGACTCGAAGCGGAAGACTATGATCTGGGTGGCGAGGGGGTCGCTTATCATGACACCACTGCAGGTAATAGTTTAACGGGAACCGCATACCGCAATGAGGATGTGGACATCGCCATTTGCAGTGATGCAGGGGGCGGGTATAACATCGGTGGCTTAGCGGGTAATGAATGGCTGGCCTACACGGTCAATCTAGCTCCTGGGATTTATGATATCCATTTCCGTATGGCCTCCGCCAATACTGGTGTGATAGCCGGGCTCGATTGCTTTCTGGAGGGAGCGCTTGTCGGTTCGGTGGATGGCCTTGCGACCGGTGGCTGGCAGTCCTGGCAGACTGCAACGCTCACGAATGTTGAAGTGAAACCCGGCGGTGCAGACCGGAAACTCGTTCTTCGTCGAACTTCAGGTGGACAGATTTTTAATCTCAATTGGATCGAGTTCGAGCTCAAGCAAACCAATTTGACTTTGTGGAAAACACAATTCGACGAGGTCAGCCCAGTCGCGCTGGCAGATGAATCTGACAGTGATGGCGACGGCTTTACGACGGTGTTCGAATATCTATTTGATACCGATCCGACAAACACCGCTGATTTTCCTATCGCTGCATATGAATTCAATAATGTGACACAGAGGGCGTCTTTGAGCTACCCGCGTCAGCACTTGGATAGCTCGCTGACATACGCACCCCAGTGGTCAACAAATTTGATTCAGTGGCACGAGACCGAGTTCGTTCAGGTGAGTCAGATTGATTTAGGCGCGATCGAACAAGTGTCCTATGCAAAGGCAATGGATGCTGGCGGACAAATGTTCCTGCGGGTCTGCGTTTCAGGATTCTAG
- a CDS encoding LacI family DNA-binding transcriptional regulator: protein MQDALFVVHVTIKDIAAATGVHHSTVSRALAGHPHIAEATRIKVQEAAERLGYRKHPLLSALAAYRKDSKPGQDSTTIAYISNWPGNRVPDLHWGQLEYFPAAKERAEALGYRLEEFSLSHDGMTPRRLSAILKARGVCGIIVQDSPHTGPADFEGFEFNAFACVAIGYSLLYPRIPSVAHSAYASMKNALLHLLESGYKKPLLLLFAWQDDRVENQWQDSFVPHSARLGLDGDLLLLPNEKNVSDEVFKAIRHHQPDVIITYSNDILQKAAKSYYKEKHLEPPLMAILNKGLPGNKSSGINQRLDIVGQKAVDIVVSHLLRREFGTISEAISMQVAGAWEDL, encoded by the coding sequence GTGCAGGACGCTCTATTTGTTGTGCATGTAACCATCAAAGATATTGCCGCGGCGACTGGCGTGCACCACTCCACCGTATCCCGGGCCTTAGCGGGGCATCCGCATATCGCAGAGGCGACACGCATCAAGGTTCAAGAAGCAGCCGAACGGCTTGGCTATCGCAAGCATCCCTTACTCTCGGCACTGGCCGCATACCGTAAAGATTCCAAGCCAGGACAGGACAGCACGACGATTGCCTACATTTCCAATTGGCCGGGAAACCGCGTGCCTGATTTGCACTGGGGACAACTGGAATATTTTCCCGCCGCAAAGGAGCGTGCCGAAGCATTGGGCTATCGCCTGGAGGAGTTTTCCCTCTCCCATGATGGAATGACCCCGCGGCGTTTATCAGCGATACTAAAAGCCCGGGGAGTCTGTGGTATCATCGTGCAGGATTCCCCTCATACGGGTCCCGCGGATTTTGAAGGTTTCGAGTTTAACGCATTTGCCTGTGTTGCGATTGGCTACTCGTTATTGTATCCACGCATACCGAGTGTCGCGCATTCTGCATATGCTTCCATGAAAAATGCGCTTCTTCACTTATTGGAGTCCGGCTATAAAAAACCACTCCTGCTCTTGTTTGCCTGGCAGGATGATCGTGTGGAAAATCAGTGGCAGGATAGTTTTGTGCCACATAGTGCACGCTTAGGTTTGGATGGCGATCTACTGTTGTTGCCGAATGAAAAGAATGTTTCAGATGAAGTCTTTAAAGCGATCCGTCATCACCAACCGGATGTCATCATTACGTATTCAAATGACATTCTACAAAAAGCCGCCAAATCCTATTATAAGGAGAAGCATTTGGAGCCGCCACTCATGGCGATTCTAAACAAAGGTTTACCCGGAAACAAATCGAGTGGCATCAATCAGCGCCTTGATATTGTCGGCCAGAAAGCGGTCGACATCGTGGTGTCCCATTTGCTTCGTCGAGAATTTGGAACGATCTCTGAAGCTATAAGTATGCAAGTAGCGGGAGCTTGGGAAGATCTGTAG
- a CDS encoding sulfatase family protein produces MKQPPNILLITADDMNWDAVGAYGCPVPGTTPNIDRLAAEGMRFDYSHVTIAVCQPSRSALLTGRYPHCSGGEGFHNLRLPDVPILPQLLKDNGYHVGILGKVGHSTPYAEFQWDLQKDFEELGYGRNPQLYARDMEDFLSHKGEPQQPFFLMLNSHDPHRPFYGNDNPEWYEDDEHPAAIPSRCFKAEEIEVPGFLEDLPEVRLEIAEYYSSVRRCDDTIGEVLRVLREAGHEQDTIVIFLSDNGMAFPFAKTNCYLNSTRTPWIMRWPGVIAPGSHNSEDFISGIDLMPTLLEAANIPFPQGMNGASFIPLLEGREQSGRDLLFTQFHQTAGHKDYPMRGVQNRRFGYIFNPWSNGHRVFKNESQSGRTMQAMREAAQTDSRVAERVQLFTYRVPEEFYDFANDPDGRHNLINHPEFQETINNLRNTLEDWMIATNDPALPAFQNRSSDEAVESWMENLPLNHSK; encoded by the coding sequence ATGAAACAGCCACCGAATATATTACTGATCACTGCCGACGACATGAACTGGGATGCCGTGGGCGCGTATGGTTGCCCCGTACCGGGAACGACTCCCAACATTGATCGACTGGCAGCCGAAGGCATGCGCTTCGATTACTCGCATGTCACGATCGCGGTTTGCCAGCCAAGCCGATCCGCCCTACTCACGGGCCGCTACCCGCACTGCAGCGGCGGTGAAGGCTTCCATAACCTGCGTCTGCCCGATGTGCCGATTCTCCCACAGTTGTTGAAAGATAATGGCTACCATGTCGGCATACTAGGGAAAGTCGGACACTCTACGCCTTACGCTGAATTCCAATGGGACCTGCAAAAAGACTTCGAGGAGCTGGGATACGGCCGTAATCCACAGCTCTACGCGAGAGACATGGAGGATTTCCTGAGTCACAAAGGGGAGCCCCAGCAGCCGTTCTTCCTCATGCTGAACTCGCATGATCCGCACCGCCCCTTCTATGGAAACGATAACCCGGAATGGTATGAAGACGACGAACACCCGGCAGCCATTCCATCGCGTTGCTTCAAAGCAGAGGAAATCGAGGTGCCGGGCTTCCTTGAAGACCTGCCTGAGGTCCGTCTGGAAATCGCCGAGTATTATAGCTCAGTGCGGCGATGCGACGACACCATAGGCGAAGTCCTGCGCGTGCTTCGAGAGGCCGGTCATGAGCAGGACACCATTGTCATCTTTCTCTCCGACAACGGAATGGCCTTTCCCTTTGCCAAAACCAACTGCTACCTCAACAGCACGCGCACGCCGTGGATCATGCGCTGGCCCGGCGTGATTGCTCCCGGCTCCCACAACAGCGAAGATTTCATTTCCGGGATCGATCTCATGCCCACGCTACTGGAGGCAGCGAACATCCCCTTCCCGCAAGGCATGAACGGCGCATCTTTTATCCCCCTCCTTGAAGGCCGGGAGCAATCAGGCCGAGACTTGCTGTTTACTCAGTTCCATCAGACCGCAGGTCACAAAGACTACCCCATGCGCGGCGTGCAGAACCGGCGCTTTGGATACATTTTCAACCCCTGGTCGAATGGCCACCGCGTCTTCAAAAATGAATCACAGTCCGGCAGAACGATGCAGGCCATGCGCGAAGCGGCACAGACTGATTCCAGGGTCGCTGAGCGCGTCCAATTATTTACCTACCGTGTGCCGGAAGAGTTCTATGATTTTGCCAACGATCCGGATGGACGTCATAACTTGATCAATCATCCGGAATTTCAAGAGACCATCAACAATCTTCGGAACACGCTCGAAGATTGGATGATCGCGACAAACGACCCCGCCTTGCCGGCATTTCAAAATCGTAGCTCAGACGAAGCCGTCGAATCCTGGATGGAAAACCTTCCTCTCAATCACTCGAAATAA